One region of Paralichthys olivaceus isolate ysfri-2021 chromosome 12, ASM2471397v2, whole genome shotgun sequence genomic DNA includes:
- the LOC138412285 gene encoding golgin subfamily A member 6-like protein 25, with protein MQSEIKALKEKLKLNDELLIREQEKMTARSKAHIGVLAELAVQSNKVKALEEKLKQNDELLMREKEKMTAHSKAHNGKLAELAVQSNKVKALEEKLKQNDELLMREKEKMTAHSKAHNGKLAVQSNKVKALEEDNVALKEKVALLKRDLSRLELVVTEMEERQAHSQKIDSMDKETQTSDLLQDENNALQEELMKLRASYHEVCQNQTTNQEKFNTELQEKKVLQEELMKLKASYNVVCHCHEADVSSRELNGESKDDVTEEKSLSSVLPEKPKKTSLWKRIRHALGLRKPQCWK; from the exons atgcagtctgagattaaggctctgaaagagaagctcaaactgaatgatgagcttctgataagggagcaggagaaaatgacagctcgctctaaagcccacattggtgtcctggctgaactagctgtacagagcaacaaggtgaaggctctggaagagaagctcaaacagaacgatgagcttctgatgagggagaaggagaaaatgacagctcactctaaagcccacaatggcaaactggctgaactggctgtacagagcaacaaggtgaaggctctggaagagaagctcaaacagaacgatgagcttctgatgagggagaaggagaaaatgacagctcactctaaagcccacaatggcaaactggcagtacaaagcaacaaggtgaaggctctggaagaggacaatgtggctctgaaggagaaggtggcccttttgaaaagggatttgagcaggcttgagcttgtggtgacagagatggaggaaaggcaagctcacagccaaaagattgactccatggacaaggagactcaaaccagcgatctgcttcaggatgagaataatgctcttcaagaagagctgatgaagctcagagcttcttatcatgag gtctgtcaaaatcagactaccaaccaggagaagttcaacactgagctccaggagaagaaggttctccaagaagagctgatgaagctcaaagcttcttacaatgtggtctgccactgtcatgaagctgatgtttccagtcgggagctcaatggagagagtaaggatgatgtcactgaggagaagtctctctccagtgttctccctgagaaaccaaagaagacttcactctggaagagaatccgccacgctctggggttgagaaaaccacagtgttggaagtag
- the LOC138412277 gene encoding golgin subfamily A member 6-like protein 25, producing the protein MQSEIKALKEKLKLNDELLIREQEKMTARSKAHIGVLAELAVQSNKVKALEEKLKQNDELLMREKEKMTAHSKAHNGKLAELAVQSNKVKALEEKLKQNDELLMREKEKMTAHSKAHNGKLAELAVQSNKVKALEEKLKQNDEILMREKEKMTAHSKAYNGKLAELAVQSNKVKALEEKLKQNDELLMREKEKMTAHSKAHNGKLAVQSNKVKALEEDNVALKEKVALLKRDLSRLELVVTEMEERQAHSQKIDSMDKETQTSDLLQDENNALQEELMKLRASYHEVCQNQTTNQEKFNTELQEKKVLQEELMKLKASYNVVCHCHEADVSSRELNGESKDDVTEEKSLSSVLPEKPKKTSLWKRIRHALGLRKPQCWK; encoded by the exons atgcagtctgagattaaggctctgaaagagaagctcaaactgaatgatgagcttctgataagggagcaggagaaaatgacagctcgctctaaagcccacattggtgtcctggctgaactagctgtacagagcaacaaggtgaaggctctggaagagaagctcaaacagaacgatgagcttctgatgagggagaaggagaaaatgacagctcactctaaagcccacaatggcaaactggctgaactggctgtacagagcaacaaggtgaaggctctggaagagaagctcaaacagaacgatgagcttctgatgagggagaaggagaaaatgacagctcactctaaagcccacaatggcaaactggctgaactggctgtacagagcaacaaggtgaaggctctggaagagaagctcaaacagaacgatgagattctgatgagggagaaggagaaaatgacagctcactctaaagcctacaatggcaaactggctgaactggctgtacagagcaacaaggtgaaggctctggaagagaagctcaaacagaacgatgagcttctgatgagggagaaggagaaaatgacagctcactctaaagcccacaatggcaaactggcagtacaaagcaacaaggtgaaggctctggaagaggacaatgtggctctgaaggagaaggtggcccttttgaaaagggatttgagcaggcttgagcttgtggtgacagagatggaggaaaggcaagctcacagccaaaagattgactccatggacaaggagactcaaaccagcgatctgcttcaggatgagaataatgctcttcaagaagagctgatgaagctcagagcttcttatcatgag gtctgtcaaaatcagactaccaaccaggagaagttcaacactgagctccaggagaagaaggttctccaagaagagctgatgaagctcaaagcttcttacaatgtggtctgccactgtcatgaagctgatgtttccagtcgggagctcaatggagagagtaaggatgatgtcactgaggagaagtctctctccagtgttctccctgagaaaccaaagaagacttcactctggaagagaatccgccacgctctggggttgagaaaaccacagtgttggaagtag